The following coding sequences are from one Eucalyptus grandis isolate ANBG69807.140 chromosome 11, ASM1654582v1, whole genome shotgun sequence window:
- the LOC104427029 gene encoding ankyrin-1 isoform X1, which translates to MDVKVSINDQEIWKQRRRRLEALIEAGWGQQQHDPAQPDKFISPLLYQAAKEGGVDKLIKALEDHCVMEEVSLPILLGLRSPSKNTLLHAAAESDDIVRAVIDFVPENLISCKNSRRETPLHIAARAGKSGAVKLLLPQGKPRCIDRTGNSALHEAVRNRHYEVIRMLVSEDPNPLYRQNKESKSPWCIAVETGDVEVLKILLEAPNDGEDQRRSESQRVFGMSPVHLAIVYQKTDMLREMWKKKPWLFQLKDAGSGTPLHFAAYTNYLDGVKFLIEKLPTSALEQDNKDGYLPIHVACMMNHVRIVKELLRQWPDPAEFPARLGQNIQLGTEALQR; encoded by the exons ATGGATGTGAAGGTGTCTATAAATGACCAGGAGATCTGGAAGCAGAGAAGGCGGCGATTGGAGGCGTTAATCGAGGCCGGCTGGGGCCAGCAACAGCACGATCCTGCACAACCTGACAAGTTTATAAGTCCTCTGCTGTACCAGGCCGCGAAGGAAGGGGGCGTCGACAAGTTAATCAAAGCCCTAGAGGATCATTGTGTCATGGAAGAAGTGTCGTTGCCCATCCTTCTCGGGCTACGCAGCCCCTCCAAGAATACATTGCTTCACGCTGCGGCAG AGAGTGATGATATTGTCAGAGCAGTCATCGATTTCGTCCCTGAGAACTTGATCTCATGTAAGAACTCCAGACGAGAGACACCGCTACACATTGCAGCTAGAGCTGGGAAATCCGGTGCGGTAAAGCTTCTCCTTCCCCAAGGGAAGCCAAGATGCATTGACCGCACCGGCAACTCCGCTCTTCATGAGGCCGTGAGGAATCGTCATTACGAGGTGATCCGCATGCTGGTGAGTGAAGATCCCAATCCACTGTATCGTCAGAACAAGGAAAGCAAGTCTCCATGGTGCATAGCTGTCGAAACAGGCGACGTGGAGGTTCTCAAGATCTTGTTGGAAGCGCCAAACGATGGCGAAGACCAAAGGAGATCAGAGAGTCAAAGGGTTTTCGGCATGTCACCTGTTCATCTCGCCATTGTGTACCAGAAAACGG ATATGCTGAGAGAGATGTGGAAAAAGAAGCCGTGGCTATTTCAATTGAAAGATGCAGGATCCGGCACTCCACTCCACTTTGCAGCGTACACGAATTATCTCGATGGAGTCAAGTTCTTGATCGAGAAGCTCCCAACAAGCGCCCTAGAGCAAGACAACAAGGACGGCTATCTTCCTATCCATGTTGCTTGCATGATGAATCATGTAAGGATCGTCAAGGAGCTACTTCGGCAATGGCCAGACCCCGCAGAGTTTCCAGCTAGGCTAGGACAAAATATTCAGCTAGGCACGGAAGCATTGCAACGGTGA
- the LOC104427029 gene encoding protein ACCELERATED CELL DEATH 6 isoform X2: protein MNNMTALDVVEQEIKVVDAPLRERLTRIILVSAGIPRSGELAICKLTGRSPRKRLEPPELDRYKDQANTRTVVAALVASVTFTSGFSIPGGFNGSDLNAGIPILLHKAMYKVFVMCNSIAMYSSIMAIVILLWSHVNDPYTMLLAILLSNVPLFVTLAAMPLAFMAGVYVTISNLTWLSIIFLVLGSIALFITLGLFILLYLPLGCRHPLIRGFTDRIIFVGLLIARREAAGSRTAGRAATSSTAA from the exons ATGAATAACATGACGGCTCTTGACGTGGTAGAGCAGGAGATTAAAGTGGTTGATGCTCCACTTCGGGAG AGGTTAACACGGATAATTTTGGTATCTGCCGGAATACCAAGAAGTGGAGAATTGGCTATTTGCAAGCTAACTGGTCGGAGCCCAAGGAAACGACTGGAACCACCGGAATTGGATAGATACAAGGACCAAGCTAATACTCGCACTGTCGTGGCGGCGCTTGTGGCCTCTGTCACTTTCACTTCTGGTTTTTCCATTCCTGGAGGATTTAATGGTTCTGACCTAAATGCAGGAATCCCCATATTGCTCCACAAAGCCATGTACAAAGTCTTCGTGATGTGCAACTCCATCGCCATGTATAGCTCGATCATGGCAATCGTGATCCTCCTCTGGTCACATGTTAACGATCCTTACACGATGCTATTGGCCATTCTCCTATCAAATGTCCCATTGTTCGTCACTCTTGCTGCAATGCCTCTGGCATTCATGGCGGGCGTCTACGTGACCATATCCAACCTCACTTGGCTATCAATTATTTTCTTGGTCTTGGGATCCATCGCCCTCTTCATCACCTTGGGTCTCTTCATTTTGCTGTATCTGCCGCTTGGGTGCAGACATCCTCTCATCCGTGGCTTCACTGATAGAATTATTTTTGTGGGCCTTTTGATAGCGAGGAGGGAGGCTGCAGGGAGTAGGACTGCGGGACGCGCAGCTACATCCTCCACCGCCGCTTGA